One window of the Montipora foliosa isolate CH-2021 chromosome 4, ASM3666993v2, whole genome shotgun sequence genome contains the following:
- the LOC138000336 gene encoding histone-lysine N-methyltransferase, H3 lysine-79 specific-like isoform X1, whose protein sequence is MADKQLGEKLKALLFSPLKAYKIVSCVSLVFPLILNYVHAANSNCTVTQLSVARGDGTIQCEDCPRCPPGQGLSLECGHFILDPETRINCEHCSPGESYSDKDDIQQCNKCDSCMEGQEVFHPCDKTTNVQCGKSCVDPNRYFDDERGCLNCSCCGEGNHTVEEECKRKLGPGSNMICSFNRSATGCKSTSPLPKAETSRSHVVTTRLPNQSSSDFITPSPQSETTSSHVVTAGRFNQSISSRDFITPSQQTVTTTNQDAATSKPVTSSINHPKEISEPFLIAVVIVSFLVLFGIVVATLYFLYPESMQRCWRCRNEAAIDPQMGIELGQNPGERTAMVLKESGTKEGVTTASRCLQDEGKVEEEEEEPKGLSRPLLYREEPPAQSTSVDCQQQDRRNKATVPEEGEETATTGHQGDSEVNVKEKEEKGGGRGEEEEPLLVKLENLCANNRQKQDSTSKEYGAEEGVRTTAPTDHQDEEEEEEEEEEEEEEEEEEEEEEEEEEEEEEEEERKRLRKPLLEKQEPVQSPSVDCPQQDRKNKDSKHLASLLDKIDTLDEICYRLDAHVPGRGNYRVVAEHYGFTHYKIKSVLEKSDGGPSRALIENILAGDPDLTVEEFATVVEEKAKRKDVSNLLRAYDSPEVIV, encoded by the exons GCAAATTCCAATTGCACTGTTACTCAACTCAGCGTAGCCCGTGGAGATGGCACAATTCAATGTGAGGATTGCCCAAGGTGTCCTCCGGGTCAGGGACTTTCCCTCGAGTGTGGACACTTTATACTGGACCCAGAGACGCGTATAAACTGCGAACATTGCTCACCAGGAGAATCATATTCTGACAAAGATGATATCCAGCAGTGCAACAAGTGTGATTCCTGCATGGAAGGTCAGGAAGTTTTCCATCCATGCGATAAAACAACGAATGTTCAGTGTGGGAAATCATGTGTCGACCCCAACAG GTATTTTGACGACGAAAGAGGCTGCCTCAACTGTTCATGTTGCGGTGAAGGCAATCATACAGTGGAGGAagaatgcaaaagaaaattgggaccAGGATCGAACATGATCTGTTCTTTTAACAGGAGCGCCACTGGGTGTAAATCTACCTCACCATTACCCAAAGCTGAAACCAGCAGAAGTCACGTTGTTACGACAAGGCTTCCTAACCAGAGCTCTTCCGATTTTATCACGCCATCGCCCCAAAGTGAAACCACCAGCAGTCACGTTGTTACGGCTGGGCGTTTTAACCAGAGCATCTCCAGTCGCGATTTTATCACGCCATCGCAACAAACTGTAACCACCACCAATCAAGATGCCGCCACGTCTAAGCCGGTTACGAGCAGCATCAATCACCCAAAGGAGATAAGCGAACCTTTTTTAATTGCAGTAGTGATTGTATCGTTTTTGGTGTTATTTGGGATCGTTGTGGCAActctttattttctttaccCGGAATCGATGCAACGATGCTGGAGGTGCAGGAATGAAGCTGCGATTGACCCTCAAATGGGAATTGAACTTGGGCAAAATCCCGGGGAAAGGACTGCAATGGTGCTAAAAG AAAGTGGCACCAAAGAAGGGGTGACAACAGCTTCCAGATGTCTTCAAGATGAAGGGAAGgttgaagaagaagaggaagagccAAAGGGACTTAGCAGACCCTTGTTATACAGG GAGGAGCCGCCAGCACAGAGCACATCTGTTGATTGTCAACAACAAGATAGGAGAAATAAAG CAACTGTTCCTGAAGAAGGGGAGGAAACAGCTACTACCGGTCACCAGGGTGATTCAGAAGTGAAcgttaaagaaaaagaagaaaaaggaggaggacgaggagaagaagaagaaccctTGTTAGTAAAG CTGGAAAACCTGTGTGCTAATAATAGACAAAAACAAGACAGTACAAGTAAAG AATACGGTGCTGAAGAAGGGGTAAGAACAACAGCTCCTACAGATCATCaggatgaagaagaagaagaagaagaagaagaagaagaagaagaagaagaagaagaagaagaagaagaagaagaagaagaagaagaagaagaagaagaagaagaacggAAGCGCCTTCGCAAACCCTTGTTAGAAAAA CAGGAGCCAGTACAGAGCCCATCTGTTGATTGTCCACAACAAGATAGGAAAAATAAAG ACTCGAAGCATTTGGCAAGTCTCCTCGATAAAATCGATACCCTGGAtgaaatatgctatcgtttggATGCACATGTTCCAGGTCGCGGTAATTACAGAGTCGTTGCTGAACATTACGGCTTtacacattacaagataaaatcCGTTTTGGAGAAATCTGATGGGGGTCCATCTAGAGCTTTGATTGAGAATATTCTTGCTGGGGATCCAGATCTTACAGTAGAGGAGTTTGCAACGGTGGTAGAAGAAAAAGCAAAGCGGAAAGATGTCTCCAACTTGCTGAGGGCCTACGATTCACCAGAAGTTATTGTTTGA
- the LOC138000336 gene encoding histone-lysine N-methyltransferase, H3 lysine-79 specific-like isoform X2 — MADKQLGEKLKALLFSPLKAYKIVSCVSLVFPLILNYVHAANSNCTVTQLSVARGDGTIQCEDCPRCPPGQGLSLECGHFILDPETRINCEHCSPGESYSDKDDIQQCNKCDSCMEGQEVFHPCDKTTNVQCGKSCVDPNRYFDDERGCLNCSCCGEGNHTVEEECKRKLGPGSNMICSFNRSATGCKSTSPLPKAETSRSHVVTTRLPNQSSSDFITPSPQSETTSSHVVTAGRFNQSISSRDFITPSQQTVTTTNQDAATSKPVTSSINHPKEISEPFLIAVVIVSFLVLFGIVVATLYFLYPESMQRCWRCRNEAAIDPQMGIELGQNPGERTAMVLKESGTKEGVTTASRCLQDEGKVEEEEEEPKGLSRPLLYREEPPAQSTSVDCQQQDRRNKATVPEEGEETATTGHQGDSEVNVKEKEEKGGGRGEEEEPLLVKLENLCANNRQKQDSTSKEYGAEEGVRTTAPTDHQDEEEEEEEEEEEEEEEEEEEEEEEEEEEEEEEEERKRLRKPLLEKEPVQSPSVDCPQQDRKNKDSKHLASLLDKIDTLDEICYRLDAHVPGRGNYRVVAEHYGFTHYKIKSVLEKSDGGPSRALIENILAGDPDLTVEEFATVVEEKAKRKDVSNLLRAYDSPEVIV; from the exons GCAAATTCCAATTGCACTGTTACTCAACTCAGCGTAGCCCGTGGAGATGGCACAATTCAATGTGAGGATTGCCCAAGGTGTCCTCCGGGTCAGGGACTTTCCCTCGAGTGTGGACACTTTATACTGGACCCAGAGACGCGTATAAACTGCGAACATTGCTCACCAGGAGAATCATATTCTGACAAAGATGATATCCAGCAGTGCAACAAGTGTGATTCCTGCATGGAAGGTCAGGAAGTTTTCCATCCATGCGATAAAACAACGAATGTTCAGTGTGGGAAATCATGTGTCGACCCCAACAG GTATTTTGACGACGAAAGAGGCTGCCTCAACTGTTCATGTTGCGGTGAAGGCAATCATACAGTGGAGGAagaatgcaaaagaaaattgggaccAGGATCGAACATGATCTGTTCTTTTAACAGGAGCGCCACTGGGTGTAAATCTACCTCACCATTACCCAAAGCTGAAACCAGCAGAAGTCACGTTGTTACGACAAGGCTTCCTAACCAGAGCTCTTCCGATTTTATCACGCCATCGCCCCAAAGTGAAACCACCAGCAGTCACGTTGTTACGGCTGGGCGTTTTAACCAGAGCATCTCCAGTCGCGATTTTATCACGCCATCGCAACAAACTGTAACCACCACCAATCAAGATGCCGCCACGTCTAAGCCGGTTACGAGCAGCATCAATCACCCAAAGGAGATAAGCGAACCTTTTTTAATTGCAGTAGTGATTGTATCGTTTTTGGTGTTATTTGGGATCGTTGTGGCAActctttattttctttaccCGGAATCGATGCAACGATGCTGGAGGTGCAGGAATGAAGCTGCGATTGACCCTCAAATGGGAATTGAACTTGGGCAAAATCCCGGGGAAAGGACTGCAATGGTGCTAAAAG AAAGTGGCACCAAAGAAGGGGTGACAACAGCTTCCAGATGTCTTCAAGATGAAGGGAAGgttgaagaagaagaggaagagccAAAGGGACTTAGCAGACCCTTGTTATACAGG GAGGAGCCGCCAGCACAGAGCACATCTGTTGATTGTCAACAACAAGATAGGAGAAATAAAG CAACTGTTCCTGAAGAAGGGGAGGAAACAGCTACTACCGGTCACCAGGGTGATTCAGAAGTGAAcgttaaagaaaaagaagaaaaaggaggaggacgaggagaagaagaagaaccctTGTTAGTAAAG CTGGAAAACCTGTGTGCTAATAATAGACAAAAACAAGACAGTACAAGTAAAG AATACGGTGCTGAAGAAGGGGTAAGAACAACAGCTCCTACAGATCATCaggatgaagaagaagaagaagaagaagaagaagaagaagaagaagaagaagaagaagaagaagaagaagaagaagaagaagaagaagaagaagaagaagaagaacggAAGCGCCTTCGCAAACCCTTGTTAGAAAAA GAGCCAGTACAGAGCCCATCTGTTGATTGTCCACAACAAGATAGGAAAAATAAAG ACTCGAAGCATTTGGCAAGTCTCCTCGATAAAATCGATACCCTGGAtgaaatatgctatcgtttggATGCACATGTTCCAGGTCGCGGTAATTACAGAGTCGTTGCTGAACATTACGGCTTtacacattacaagataaaatcCGTTTTGGAGAAATCTGATGGGGGTCCATCTAGAGCTTTGATTGAGAATATTCTTGCTGGGGATCCAGATCTTACAGTAGAGGAGTTTGCAACGGTGGTAGAAGAAAAAGCAAAGCGGAAAGATGTCTCCAACTTGCTGAGGGCCTACGATTCACCAGAAGTTATTGTTTGA